A stretch of DNA from Leptospira wolffii serovar Khorat str. Khorat-H2:
CAGGAAAAGAAGATGGAATATCCTCCCTTTCTTTTCTTAAGTTTGGAAACGTCAGTCGTAAAAACTGCATCTCCGGCTAACTAAAGAATCATCCCTCTAGGTGTTTGCTGAATAAGAAGGCTTCGATCGCGTCGTAGTCTTCGTTCTCCGAGAGTTCCATCACCTTTTTCACCAAATAGGTCGCCTGTTTCAGTCCGACGGATCCTAAAATATTCCGGATGGACGCGACGAAAGGTAGGGCCACGGATAATTCCCGAAATCCCAGACCGAATAATAAAATCGTAAAGTTAGTATCCGAAGCGATTTCTCCGCAGATACTCAAGGGCTTCTCGTATTTCCAAGCGGTATCCACGATTTGTGCGAGAGTTCTTAGAAAGGAAATATGGAAAGGATTGTAGAGATTGGAAACGTTCACGTTGTTTCTATCCACTGCCATCAGATATTGGAGAAGGTCGTTTGTTCCTACGGAAAAGAAATCCACTTCCCGAGCTAACACGTCCATGGAGGAAACCGCAGAGGGAGTCTCCACCATGACTCCGATTTTGATCTTTTTGTTGAATTTCTCTTTTTGAACGGAGAGCTCTTTTTTGCAATCCTCCAGTAATTCCTTGGTCTTGCGAATTTCCACAAGGCCCGTGACCATAGGGAGAAGGATACTTAAGTTTCCGTAGGCGGAAGCTCTGAGTATTGCGGTCAATTGTTCCTTGAACCATTCGGGATTTTGGAGACTATAACGGATTCCCCGGTTTCCTAGAAAAGGATTCTCCTCGAATTCTCCCGTGGAAAACTTATCCGCTCCAATATCGAAGGTGCGTATATAAACCGGATTCGGATCCATGCCTTCCGCGATCCGTTTGTACGCCAGATATTGTTCCTCACCGGAAACGTTTTTGTCCTGGTATTTCAAAAACAAGGATTCGGATCGGAATAAACCGACTCCGTCTACGTCCGCTTTCTTTGCGATATCGCAATCCGTGTCCGATTCCAGATTGCATTTTAAGCGGATGCGAATTCCGTCCTTACTGACCGCCTTTTTTTTCTTGGGAGATTTTTGCTCCGTATTGATGGGGGAGGAGGCGCCGTAATATTTCACCTCTTCGATGGTCGGGTTCCGTACCATCTGTCCGGTATCCGCATCCAAAAAAACGTATTCGAAGTCGTTTACGTTTCTATAAAATTCCTTTAGGCCGACAACGGTAGGTATTCCGTAGTTTCTGGCAAGAATGGCCATATGACCTGTTTTGCCTCCTAGGTCCGTGGCGATTCCGCGGATACGGGTCTTGTCCATCAGAATCATTTGGGACGGGGTGAGCTGCCTTGCGATGAGTATTACGTCTTCGGATTGATCCGCTAGAAAGGAGACTTCTTCCTTTTTATCCAGAAGGTTCTCTAAAATACGGTTGGAGATGTCCTGAAAATGATCCGACCTTTCCCGAAAGAACGGATTGTCGAGCCTTGCGAATTTGTCCGTAAGTTCGTTGATGGTATTCTGTACGGCTAGAAATGCATTTTCATTATATTCTAAAATTCTTTCCTTATACGAATCCTGTAAACCTGGGTCCTCGGTGATGGTCACCTGCGTTTCCAGTATTTCTTTCAGCTCCTTATCTTCGGGACGGGCCTTGAGTTGGACTAAAATTCCCTTTAATTCGATTTTGGAGGATTCCAGAGCTTTGGCGAGTTTGGCTAATTCCTCTTTTTTTTGGGAGTCGTGGATATAGGCTCCGTGGGCCAAATGCCTTCTTTTGGTTCCGACTTTGACCGCACGGCCGTAAAATCTGCCGGGAAAAGCTACAATTCCCTGGTAAGTGATTCTTTTTCCGCCGTTCATGGAGTTTCTGTCCGCAACCCGGGGTAGAGATATCTGGAGAATCTGGAATCGACAAGTCTTTTATAAAGACCGGGCACCCTAGGGTGGGAAAGGAACGGCGAGGAAGGAGAATTCCTTCCTCCTGGGGGGATTAAACCGCAGCGGTCTTTCTTTTGAAAAGAGGAATACGACGGCTTTTGTATTTGCCCAGTTCGTTTCCTGTCTCGGAACTCATTACGAGTTTGGCCATGGAAATATCCAGTGCGTGGCCCGCCTTAGAAGCCAGGTAATGCCCGATTATAGGCCGACCGGCGATAGAAAGGTCTCCGACTAAATCCAGGATTTTGTGTCGGACGCATTCGTTTTCATAGCGAAGGGATTCGTTCAGGTATCCGTCCTGTGTAAGAACGATCGCGTTGTCCAAAGATCCTCCCATTGCCAGACCTCTTGCTTGGAGAGCTTCTACGTCTTTTAGGAAACCGAAGGTTCTAGCGGGAAGGATCTCCTCCTTGAGAATATTGCGGTCCAGATTGATTGTGATGTTTTGGCCCTTGAGAAGAGGGTGGGGGAAATCGATTGTATAGGTGACTTTCCATTGTTCGGAAGGAAGTATGACAAGGTATTTGTCCCCGTCTACAACCCACATAGGGTTTTTAACGTAGATCGGTTCGATTCTATCCTCGAATTCCGTATATCCGGTGGATTCGAAGGCTTCTAAGAAGGGGAGGGAAGATCCGTCCATAATGGGAACTTCTACGGAATCGATCTCCAGGATCATATCCGTGATTCCCACTGAGAAAACGGCCGCCATTAAGTGCTCCACCGTTTGGACTCGATGGAGTCCGTCTCCCAAGGTGGTGGCATTACTCGTATCCACCACGTTACTCAACTCGACGGGAATGGAGGCCTTATCCTCTCCTTTTCGATATTCGAAAACGATCCCGGTTCCGGCGGGAGCCGGGTGGGCGATCAGATTTACTTCTTTACCGGAATGTAGTCCTATTCCCTTAATTCTAACCGTTTCTTTAAGCGTCTTTTTGTATTCTGTAGGATTCATTTGTTTCCTATTAGCCGAACCCGCTAGGGATTCGGTTCCGTTCTCGCTTTGCATCTGGTCTATTCTTCTTTGACGGGGTTTCGGCCCGAAAAAAAATAGCCCTTTAGGATTATAGAAGCAACATTCATGCCAGGTGCAGTGCAAAAAATCGAATTTATACGGGGCTTATCCCTGGTTTCCGAGGAAACTAGACATAATAAGAAAGAAATTTCTGTACTTCTGTCTCTTTTTTACAACAGCGTTGTTTTGGAGAGACAGAAGCCCTTCCTTACCATGGTAATTCTTCCCCGCTTTGATGGAAGAATCTTCCGGACCTTTCTTTATTTAGATTTTCGATCTGAGATATGAGTCCTGCGGCCGCTTCTTGGGGGGAAATTCCCTGCCTACCGGTCATTTCTGTCGCAACCATTCCTGGATGGAAGATGCCCACCCAGATTTTTCGAGGAGCTAGGTCTCGGGCCAGGGAAACTGCTCCCGCATTCAAAGCCGCCTTGGACATTCTATAGCCGTAATAGGCTCCCGAATGATTGTCCGCTATGGAGCCCATTCTGCTTGTGAGAAATACGATCTTTCCTCCCGTTTCCATCTTGGGAAGAAGGGTACGAGTGAGTTGTAAGGGGCCGACCGCATTCACTAAAATCTGGGTTTCCACTTCCGTGAAATCCACACTTTCCCAATTGTCCGGGATTAGTATGCCTGCATTATTTACGAGAAGGTCGAGCTTGGTTCCGCTTAAGAATCTGGATAAGGATTCGAAGCTTTGGGGTTGGCTTAAATCTAGTCCTTCGAAAATTTTCACTCCTAATCTGCGTAAGGATTCGGAGGCCTTACGGCAGGCGGCGATTACCGAATATTTTTTTTCGGAGAATTGGACTGCGAGCTCCAAACCGATTCCGCGATTTGCGCCGGTGATCAAAACATGTTTCATACAAAATCGTTACTAGGAAGTTTCTTAAATAGAATGAGGTAAAATTCTTTTAGGAATCGGATTGACGGAAGAATAAAATAAAACATTCTTCCTGCATGCAATACCAGATTACTCATAAGCCTTCATTCTCCTTATTGAAACTTCGGTTGGGACCGGGTCAATCCATTAAATCGGAAGCGGGAGCCATGGTATATATGAGTTCCCGGATGCAGGTGGAAACGAAAATGGGGAGCGGCTTTCTTTCCGCTCTCGGGAGAAAATTCTTCGGAGGAGAATCCTTCTTTTTTAATACTTACACCGCTCCCGCGGAAGGAGGAGAGATCGGAATCGCTCCGGACTTGCCCGGTGATATCGTAGAGTTGGATCTGAACGGTAAAAGCATTTTCGTACAATCGGGTTCTTATCTGGCTTCCGATTCCGGTATACAAGTGAAATCCAAATTCGGAGGACTTCGCTCTCTTCTAGGAGGCGAAGGATTGTTTTTACTCGAAGTTTTCGGAACCGGTAGAGTATTCCTAAGTTCCTACGGTTCCATCGTTCCCATTCGGGTAGAAGGAGCTTACACAGTGGATACTGGGCATATCGTTGCCTTCGAAAATTCTCTTCAGTTTTCGGTAGGCAAGGCAGGCGGAAGTTGGAAATCCACTTTCTTTAGCGGAGAAGGTTTGGTAGCGAATTTCAACGGGCAGGGAACGATTTGGATACAGAGCAGAGTCCCGTCCGGTTTCATCGGCTGGCTGACCAGGCTTCTGCCTCATTGATCGTATTTTTATAAAGTAAGGAAATAGAATGAAGATAGAGTTATTATACAAACCTTCCTATTCCGTGGCCAAGGTAAATTTGAGCCAGGGAGAATCCATTCAGGCGGAGTCGGGCGCCCTCATGAGTATGAGCCCGAATATTTCCATAGAAACGCACAAGGCTCAAAAAGGAGGCTTACTGAAATCCTTAAAGGCCGCTTTCTTAGGAGGAGAGTCCTTTTGGATGAATACGTTTACCGCCGATCAGGCGGGAGAGGTGCTTCTCGCGCCGACTCTTCCGGGTGATTTGGAAAAGTTGGAATTGAACGGAACG
This window harbors:
- a CDS encoding SDR family oxidoreductase encodes the protein MKHVLITGANRGIGLELAVQFSEKKYSVIAACRKASESLRRLGVKIFEGLDLSQPQSFESLSRFLSGTKLDLLVNNAGILIPDNWESVDFTEVETQILVNAVGPLQLTRTLLPKMETGGKIVFLTSRMGSIADNHSGAYYGYRMSKAALNAGAVSLARDLAPRKIWVGIFHPGMVATEMTGRQGISPQEAAAGLISQIENLNKERSGRFFHQSGEELPW
- the ptsP gene encoding phosphoenolpyruvate--protein phosphotransferase encodes the protein MNGGKRITYQGIVAFPGRFYGRAVKVGTKRRHLAHGAYIHDSQKKEELAKLAKALESSKIELKGILVQLKARPEDKELKEILETQVTITEDPGLQDSYKERILEYNENAFLAVQNTINELTDKFARLDNPFFRERSDHFQDISNRILENLLDKKEEVSFLADQSEDVILIARQLTPSQMILMDKTRIRGIATDLGGKTGHMAILARNYGIPTVVGLKEFYRNVNDFEYVFLDADTGQMVRNPTIEEVKYYGASSPINTEQKSPKKKKAVSKDGIRIRLKCNLESDTDCDIAKKADVDGVGLFRSESLFLKYQDKNVSGEEQYLAYKRIAEGMDPNPVYIRTFDIGADKFSTGEFEENPFLGNRGIRYSLQNPEWFKEQLTAILRASAYGNLSILLPMVTGLVEIRKTKELLEDCKKELSVQKEKFNKKIKIGVMVETPSAVSSMDVLAREVDFFSVGTNDLLQYLMAVDRNNVNVSNLYNPFHISFLRTLAQIVDTAWKYEKPLSICGEIASDTNFTILLFGLGFRELSVALPFVASIRNILGSVGLKQATYLVKKVMELSENEDYDAIEAFLFSKHLEG
- the lpxC gene encoding UDP-3-O-acyl-N-acetylglucosamine deacetylase, producing MNPTEYKKTLKETVRIKGIGLHSGKEVNLIAHPAPAGTGIVFEYRKGEDKASIPVELSNVVDTSNATTLGDGLHRVQTVEHLMAAVFSVGITDMILEIDSVEVPIMDGSSLPFLEAFESTGYTEFEDRIEPIYVKNPMWVVDGDKYLVILPSEQWKVTYTIDFPHPLLKGQNITINLDRNILKEEILPARTFGFLKDVEALQARGLAMGGSLDNAIVLTQDGYLNESLRYENECVRHKILDLVGDLSIAGRPIIGHYLASKAGHALDISMAKLVMSSETGNELGKYKSRRIPLFKRKTAAV
- a CDS encoding TIGR00266 family protein gives rise to the protein MQYQITHKPSFSLLKLRLGPGQSIKSEAGAMVYMSSRMQVETKMGSGFLSALGRKFFGGESFFFNTYTAPAEGGEIGIAPDLPGDIVELDLNGKSIFVQSGSYLASDSGIQVKSKFGGLRSLLGGEGLFLLEVFGTGRVFLSSYGSIVPIRVEGAYTVDTGHIVAFENSLQFSVGKAGGSWKSTFFSGEGLVANFNGQGTIWIQSRVPSGFIGWLTRLLPH